From Cricetulus griseus strain 17A/GY chromosome 1 unlocalized genomic scaffold, alternate assembly CriGri-PICRH-1.0 chr1_0, whole genome shotgun sequence, a single genomic window includes:
- the LOC100774112 gene encoding olfactory receptor 12D3 gives MENATSVDGFLLLGLTSVQELQPVFFVMFLIIYLLNLVGNGLILVIITLERRLHSPMYFFLGNLSCLDICYSSVTLPKVLINLLFRHRTISFLGCITQLHFFHFLGSTEAILLAVMAFDRFVAICNPLRYTAIMNPQLCLLLAAMAWTTSFFYALMHSVMTAQLNFCHSHKLSHFFCDVKPLLEVACDNQWLLSVVTGSISMGAFLLTLLSYFYIIAFLLFKNLSFRMLRRALSTCTSHFMVVCLFYGPVGFTYIRPTAASASSMSEDRMVAIIYSAVTPVLNPLIYTLRNKEVMLALKKLFGKLFKDHQLHGGDQCA, from the coding sequence ATGGAGAATGCCACTTCAGTGGATGGATTCCTCTTGCTTGGTCTAACCAGTGTTCAGGAGCTGCAGCCTGTCTTTTTTGTGATGTTTTTAATCATTTACTTGCTGAATTTGGTTGGAAATGGATTGATATTAGTGATTATCACTTTGGAGAGAAGACTCCACTCCCCAATGTACTTCTTCCTAGGAAACCTTTCCTGTCTGGATATTTGTTACTCTTCTGTGACTCTTCCCAAGGTTCTCATCAACCTCCTCTTCAGGCACAGAACCATATCTTTCCTTGGTTGCATCACCCAGCTACACTTCTTCCACTTTCTGGGAAGCACGGAGGCCATCTTGCTGGCTGTGATGGCCTTTGACCGTTTTGTGGCTATCTGCAATCCACTCCGCTACACTGCTATCATGAATCCTCAGCTGTGCCTCCTGTTGGCAGCTATGGCCTGGACCACCAGCTTTTTCTATGCCCTGATGCATTCTGTCATGACTGCTCAGTTGAACTTTTGCCACTCTCACAAACTCAGTCACTTCTTCTGTGATGTCAAGCCCCTCTTAGAAGTGGCCTGTGACAATCAGTGGCTTCTTTCTGTTGTTACAGGCAGCATATCCATGGGAGCCTTCCTTCTTACACTCCTCTCCTATTTCTACATCattgcctttcttcttttcaagaACCTGTCTTTCAGAATGCTAAGGAGGGCTCTCTCCACTTGCACCTCCCACTTCATGGTGGTTTGTCTTTTCTATGGACCTGTTGGTTTCACATACATCCGCCCTACTGCAGCATCAGCCTCCTCCATGAGTGAGGATCGGATGGTGGCCATCATCTATAGTGCAGTCACCCCGGTGCTGAACCCATTGATATATACCCTTAGGAACAAGGAGGTGATGTTGGCTCTAAAGAAGCTCTTTGGGAAGTTGTTTAAAGACCACCAGTTACATGGAGGAGACCAATGTGCATGA